The Oceanisphaera avium genome includes a region encoding these proteins:
- a CDS encoding DUF2955 domain-containing protein, with the protein MELTQDKLRICFRVAFASATGLLLTKLMNWNFGVFFTVYPMLLLGMIPVLNRFIALQFIGSSLLTSLEIMILPSLLHNWPPAFTVVVFLLFLSRFMLMAKGPMMLFGASGCVSLSIMLHFSSYEHFGLTDMAVMNIMASVMSVALAYIAYAFLPNIEPPTAVVRPAKSANVIRHQALLGAIVATISFVVFQSVDLVDSLSAQVATVLVLFPMSFMGAVESGKMRCIGTLLGCGLGLLTQVFLYSHYHNLVLLSMSFWLCAMVFARWHVKEGISGIGFAGLTTTGILFGQYISPEHDLVYSALYRMSSMTIAILVTLCCVYLVHKILNLFPSTRYEVVSTG; encoded by the coding sequence ATGGAGTTAACACAAGATAAGCTCAGAATATGCTTTAGAGTGGCGTTTGCCAGTGCAACTGGGCTGTTACTGACTAAGTTGATGAACTGGAATTTTGGCGTGTTTTTTACGGTTTATCCTATGCTGCTTCTGGGGATGATCCCAGTATTGAATCGTTTTATTGCGCTGCAGTTTATAGGCTCTTCACTGTTAACCTCGCTCGAGATCATGATATTACCCAGCTTATTACACAACTGGCCGCCGGCATTTACTGTAGTGGTGTTTTTGTTGTTTTTAAGTCGTTTTATGCTGATGGCTAAAGGCCCTATGATGCTATTTGGCGCTTCGGGCTGTGTTAGCTTAAGTATTATGCTGCATTTTTCTAGCTATGAGCACTTTGGTCTGACCGACATGGCAGTCATGAATATTATGGCCTCTGTGATGTCGGTAGCCTTGGCGTATATTGCTTATGCCTTCTTACCTAATATCGAGCCACCTACTGCTGTTGTTAGACCGGCTAAAAGTGCTAACGTCATCCGCCACCAGGCCTTATTAGGCGCCATTGTGGCCACCATCAGTTTTGTGGTGTTTCAATCTGTTGATTTAGTGGACTCGCTGTCGGCACAGGTAGCCACGGTGTTAGTGTTATTCCCCATGAGCTTTATGGGTGCGGTAGAGTCGGGGAAAATGCGCTGTATCGGGACTCTGCTAGGCTGTGGATTAGGCTTATTAACGCAAGTCTTTCTCTATAGTCATTATCATAACTTGGTATTACTAAGCATGTCGTTTTGGCTGTGCGCCATGGTGTTTGCGCGCTGGCATGTTAAAGAAGGGATCTCAGGGATTGGTTTTGCTGGCTTAACCACCACGGGTATTTTGTTTGGCCAATATATATCGCCAGAGCATGACTTAGTTTATAGCGCCTTATATCGCATGAGCTCCATGACCATCGCTATCTTAGTGACGCTGTGCTGCGTGTATTTAGTGCATAAAATCTTAAATCTGTTTCCTTCTACGCGCTATGAAGTGGTGTCCACCGGGTAG
- the slyA gene encoding transcriptional regulator SlyA, whose product MKTLGMILASLVRQWRTVNDERLKPLGLTQSRWITLSHLKYEDGMQQHQLARLVGVESPSLVRTLDGLESLKLIERRHCEKDRRGKTVHLASAATELVMEMDSVLDETRAQVLAGLSEQEIAEFTRIAEQIQHNLQQLTKHKSN is encoded by the coding sequence ATGAAGACGCTAGGAATGATTTTAGCCAGCTTAGTGCGCCAGTGGCGTACGGTAAACGATGAACGATTAAAGCCCTTAGGCTTAACTCAAAGCCGCTGGATAACGCTAAGTCATCTAAAATATGAAGATGGCATGCAACAGCATCAATTAGCGCGCCTGGTAGGAGTAGAAAGTCCTTCACTGGTGCGCACCCTCGATGGCTTAGAAAGTTTAAAGCTGATAGAGCGGCGCCACTGTGAAAAAGATCGCCGCGGCAAGACGGTACATTTAGCGTCTGCAGCTACTGAGCTAGTGATGGAAATGGACAGCGTCTTAGATGAAACTCGAGCTCAAGTGTTGGCGGGCTTAAGTGAGCAAGAAATAGCAGAATTTACCCGCATCGCCGAGCAGATCCAGCATAACCTGCAGCAGCTAACTAAGCATAAGAGCAATTGA
- a CDS encoding HlyD family secretion protein encodes MTPEQSFTRWVKIALTVFFILFFYFVLADNYMPMTTEARIQRYVIPVSTRLSGQVDKVYVVNNQHVEPGELLFSLDDSDYLLAVQRSELALRQAQSEQQKSVSSLAEINAELQQSKLQATEQGREAARIARLHKLGHMSLQQLEQANTQVSLAKEASAVSRAKLQEIKQEQAVAGIRVQQAEVALSQAKMNLSRTKVRAETAGRIGNLQLRQGQHANAGQALLALISDQSWVSADLREKSLRHVTRGTPVDIMFDALPGQVFKGHVTSIDSGVREGQESADGLLAQTVSSDRWVRDAQRLRTNIELDEAWPELATGAKATVQLYPIDNPFFNVLAAMQARLVSVLRYLY; translated from the coding sequence ATGACACCAGAACAGAGCTTTACCCGCTGGGTTAAAATAGCACTGACCGTTTTTTTTATTTTATTTTTCTATTTTGTGCTAGCCGACAACTATATGCCGATGACCACAGAGGCGCGTATTCAGCGCTATGTTATTCCCGTGTCGACGCGCCTCTCAGGGCAGGTGGATAAAGTGTATGTGGTGAATAATCAGCATGTAGAGCCAGGAGAGTTGTTATTTTCTTTGGACGACAGCGATTACTTGCTGGCCGTTCAACGCAGTGAGCTAGCGCTGCGCCAAGCCCAATCAGAACAGCAAAAATCTGTGTCCAGCTTAGCCGAGATTAATGCTGAGTTGCAGCAAAGTAAGCTGCAAGCCACCGAGCAAGGGCGCGAAGCTGCGCGTATTGCGCGTTTACACAAATTAGGCCATATGTCGTTGCAGCAACTAGAGCAAGCTAACACTCAGGTGAGCTTAGCCAAAGAAGCCAGCGCCGTATCGCGAGCCAAGTTGCAAGAAATTAAGCAAGAGCAAGCGGTAGCAGGTATTCGCGTACAGCAGGCAGAGGTGGCTCTTAGCCAAGCTAAAATGAATTTATCGCGCACTAAAGTGCGCGCTGAAACAGCTGGGCGTATTGGTAATTTACAATTGCGCCAAGGACAACATGCTAATGCAGGGCAAGCATTATTGGCTCTTATTTCTGATCAAAGCTGGGTGAGCGCTGATTTACGAGAAAAAAGTCTGCGCCATGTAACGCGAGGCACACCGGTAGATATTATGTTTGATGCGCTGCCCGGCCAAGTGTTTAAAGGCCATGTTACTAGCATCGACAGTGGTGTGCGTGAAGGACAAGAGTCTGCCGATGGTCTGTTAGCGCAAACGGTAAGCTCAGATCGCTGGGTGCGTGATGCCCAGCGCCTGCGCACTAATATCGAGCTAGATGAAGCTTGGCCAGAGCTGGCCACCGGGGCTAAAGCCACAGTGCAGCTTTATCCTATTGATAATCCATTTTTCAATGTCTTAGCCGCTATGCAGGCGCGCCTAGTCAGTGTGCTGCGCTACTTATATTAA
- the glnA gene encoding glutamate--ammonia ligase: MSIDTVLDMIKEHDVKFIDLRFTDIKGKEQHISFPVGQVNDDFFEEGKMFDGSSMPAWKTIHESDMVLMPDPSSAVLDPFTDDSTLIIRCDILEPGTMLGYDRDPRSIARRAEEYLSSTGIADTVLIGPEPEFFLFDDVRFHTDMAGSFFKVDDIEAKWNSGREYEGGNKGHRPGVKGGYFPVAPIDSSQDIRSAMCLVMEEMGLVVEAHHHEVATAGQNEIACKFNTLTLKADEIQIYKYVVHNVAHAFNKTATFMPKPLVGDNGSGMHVHQSLAKNGVNLFSGDLYGGMSQMALYYIGGIIKHARALNAITNPATNSYRRLVPGFEAPVMLAYSARNRSASIRIPLVNSPKARRIETRFPDPAANPYLCFSALLMAGLDGIQNKISPGDAMDKDLYDLPPEEAAEIPTVATSLDMALDYLDEDREFLTRGGVFSDEFIDAFIKMKRAEAQTINMAVHPLEYDLYYSV; encoded by the coding sequence ATGTCAATAGACACCGTACTGGACATGATAAAGGAACACGATGTTAAATTCATCGATTTACGCTTTACCGACATCAAAGGTAAGGAACAGCATATCAGCTTTCCGGTTGGTCAGGTAAACGACGACTTCTTTGAAGAAGGCAAAATGTTCGATGGCTCTTCTATGCCGGCATGGAAAACCATTCATGAATCAGACATGGTATTAATGCCCGACCCTAGCTCCGCCGTCTTAGACCCCTTCACCGACGACAGCACTCTCATTATTCGCTGTGATATTTTAGAGCCGGGTACTATGCTCGGCTATGACCGTGACCCACGTTCTATTGCGCGACGCGCCGAAGAATATTTAAGCAGTACTGGCATAGCAGATACGGTGCTCATTGGCCCAGAGCCCGAGTTCTTCTTATTTGATGATGTGCGCTTTCATACGGATATGGCCGGTAGCTTTTTTAAAGTGGATGACATTGAAGCTAAGTGGAATTCTGGCCGCGAATACGAAGGGGGCAATAAAGGCCACCGCCCCGGTGTAAAAGGCGGCTACTTTCCCGTAGCCCCCATCGACTCTTCCCAAGATATCCGCTCTGCCATGTGTTTAGTCATGGAAGAAATGGGGTTAGTCGTGGAAGCGCATCACCACGAAGTCGCCACTGCCGGCCAAAATGAAATTGCGTGTAAATTTAATACGCTGACTCTTAAAGCGGATGAAATACAAATTTATAAATACGTGGTGCACAACGTAGCCCATGCCTTTAATAAAACCGCTACCTTTATGCCCAAGCCATTAGTGGGCGATAACGGCTCCGGTATGCACGTGCATCAGTCATTAGCTAAAAATGGCGTTAATTTATTTTCTGGCGATCTATACGGTGGCATGTCACAAATGGCGCTGTACTACATTGGCGGTATTATTAAACATGCCCGCGCCCTCAACGCCATTACTAACCCAGCCACTAACTCTTATCGGCGCTTAGTCCCTGGCTTTGAAGCACCCGTAATGCTGGCTTATTCGGCTCGTAACCGCTCGGCATCGATTCGTATTCCTTTGGTTAACTCGCCTAAAGCGCGGCGCATCGAGACGCGTTTTCCCGATCCGGCGGCTAATCCTTATTTATGCTTTTCTGCGCTGCTCATGGCCGGCTTAGATGGCATTCAAAATAAAATTAGCCCAGGCGATGCCATGGATAAAGACTTATATGATTTGCCGCCTGAAGAAGCGGCTGAAATTCCTACCGTCGCGACGTCACTCGATATGGCCTTGGATTATTTGGATGAAGATCGCGAATTTTTAACTCGCGGTGGCGTCTTTAGTGATGAGTTTATTGATGCCTTTATTAAGATGAAGCGCGCAGAAGCACAAACCATTAATATGGCCGTGCATCCGCTAGAGTACGATCTTTATTATTCCGTATAA
- the glnG gene encoding nitrogen regulation protein NR(I): MTATVWIVEDDEGIRWVLERALAQAKLSCRSFSNIHDFLADWLPNSAPAQVVLCDIRLPDGDGLSLLSQLKQQCPELAVIMMTAHSDLDSAIKVYQKGAFEYLPKPFDIDHAIALVQKAIQASFSSTQAVSVSTTTQEHGRTIIGEAPAMQAVFRAIGKLANSSMAVLINGQSGTGKELVARALHQHSPRATRPFIALNMAAIPKDLIESELFGHEKGAFTGAHQRRQGRFEQAQGGTLFLDEIGDMPLDVQTRLLRVLAEGQFYRVGGQAIVQVNVRIIAATHQDLAVKLSSGEFREDLFHRLNVIPLLMPPLTERAQDIPELAAHFLNQAASELDVATKRLHPSTQAHLQRLPWPGNVRQLENLCRWLTVMAPAPEILISDLPQTLHTQPSSRQACAWQLHLQHWAEQEFSQGRQALLTEVLPEVEQILLTCALKHSQGHKQAAAKLLGWGRNTLTRKLNGKGDG; encoded by the coding sequence ATGACTGCAACTGTTTGGATAGTAGAAGATGATGAGGGCATTCGCTGGGTATTAGAGCGCGCGCTCGCGCAAGCTAAATTAAGCTGTCGAAGCTTTAGCAACATTCATGATTTTTTAGCTGACTGGCTACCTAACAGCGCGCCAGCGCAGGTGGTGTTATGTGATATTCGCCTCCCCGACGGCGATGGATTAAGTCTGCTTAGCCAGCTAAAACAACAGTGCCCTGAGTTGGCAGTTATTATGATGACGGCTCACTCTGATCTTGATAGCGCCATTAAGGTATATCAAAAAGGGGCATTTGAGTATTTACCTAAACCTTTTGATATTGATCACGCCATTGCCTTAGTACAAAAAGCAATTCAGGCCAGTTTTAGCTCTACTCAAGCCGTCTCTGTTAGCACAACCACTCAAGAGCACGGCCGCACCATCATTGGTGAAGCGCCCGCGATGCAAGCGGTATTTCGGGCAATTGGCAAACTGGCTAACTCCTCGATGGCAGTGCTTATTAATGGCCAAAGTGGCACCGGTAAAGAGTTAGTGGCTAGGGCGCTACACCAGCATAGCCCGCGCGCTACTCGGCCTTTTATTGCGCTAAATATGGCGGCCATCCCTAAAGATCTAATTGAGTCTGAACTATTTGGCCACGAGAAAGGCGCCTTTACTGGCGCCCATCAGCGGCGCCAAGGGCGCTTTGAACAAGCCCAGGGTGGCACTTTATTTTTAGATGAAATTGGCGATATGCCACTCGATGTACAAACTCGTTTATTACGAGTATTAGCCGAGGGACAATTTTACCGTGTGGGTGGGCAGGCCATAGTACAAGTAAATGTACGCATTATTGCCGCCACTCATCAAGACTTGGCGGTTAAGCTTAGCAGCGGAGAGTTTAGAGAGGATTTATTTCATCGCTTAAATGTCATCCCGCTGCTGATGCCGCCCTTAACAGAGCGCGCCCAAGATATTCCTGAGCTGGCGGCACATTTCCTTAATCAAGCTGCAAGTGAGCTAGATGTAGCCACGAAACGCCTCCACCCTAGTACCCAAGCGCACTTACAAAGGCTACCTTGGCCGGGCAATGTCCGCCAATTAGAAAACTTATGTCGCTGGTTAACGGTCATGGCGCCCGCGCCTGAGATATTAATCAGCGACTTACCCCAAACGCTACACACTCAGCCAAGCTCTCGCCAAGCTTGTGCTTGGCAGTTGCACTTACAACACTGGGCAGAGCAAGAATTTAGCCAAGGTCGCCAAGCACTGTTAACTGAGGTACTGCCAGAGGTAGAGCAAATCTTATTAACGTGTGCGCTTAAGCATAGCCAAGGCCATAAACAAGCAGCCGCTAAATTATTGGGCTGGGGGCGCAATACCTTAACGCGCAAACTGAATGGGAAAGGTGACGGCTAA
- the glnL gene encoding nitrogen regulation protein NR(II) — MQKTSKSTPTLANLLASSALLDNLLTGVLVVDSALKIHLANAAARQFFALTPRRLQQANLALVDKDLALDISLDLARIRQAITQEHSFSDSEVLLVSKGQRHWVQVSVTPLGTEQGLALIEVHLVDQQKKISQELQQRTQQQAARELVRALAHEIKNPLAGLRGAAQLLERALVQEELKEFTQLIIGQADRLSKLVDRLLGPQQVRTYQAENVHCVLERVSGLMQLAISPEIELSRDYDPSIPELIMDAEQLEQAFLNVVQNAAQALMGEQSLDCRVNKKKKITLKTRIAHHVLLQGQLHRLVAEIRIIDNGPGVPLELRDTLFYPLVSGRPQGTGLGLSLAQDIIQQHQGQIALQSSVGHTEFIIYLPLKHSLSPEN; from the coding sequence ATGCAAAAAACGTCAAAATCTACTCCCACATTAGCAAACTTGCTCGCTTCATCTGCGCTGCTTGATAATTTATTAACCGGAGTGTTAGTGGTAGATAGTGCATTGAAGATCCACTTAGCGAATGCCGCAGCCAGGCAGTTCTTTGCCCTCACCCCGCGGCGTTTGCAACAAGCCAATTTGGCGTTAGTTGATAAAGACTTAGCCCTCGATATTTCTTTGGACTTAGCACGGATACGCCAAGCCATTACCCAAGAGCACAGCTTTAGTGACAGTGAAGTACTGCTAGTAAGTAAAGGGCAACGCCACTGGGTACAGGTAAGCGTAACGCCACTTGGCACTGAGCAAGGGCTGGCCTTAATTGAAGTGCACTTAGTGGATCAGCAAAAAAAAATTAGCCAAGAACTGCAACAGCGCACGCAACAACAAGCGGCGCGCGAGCTAGTTCGAGCGCTAGCGCATGAAATTAAAAATCCACTCGCTGGCTTGCGCGGTGCAGCGCAGCTATTAGAGCGAGCGCTGGTGCAAGAGGAACTTAAAGAGTTTACTCAGCTTATTATTGGCCAAGCGGATCGCTTATCTAAGCTGGTAGACAGATTACTGGGCCCACAACAAGTGCGCACCTATCAAGCAGAAAATGTGCATTGTGTCTTAGAGCGGGTCTCTGGGCTAATGCAACTTGCCATCAGCCCAGAGATTGAGCTCAGTCGCGATTACGACCCCAGTATTCCCGAATTAATCATGGATGCCGAGCAATTAGAACAAGCCTTTCTCAATGTGGTACAAAATGCCGCTCAAGCTCTGATGGGCGAGCAAAGCCTCGATTGCCGCGTAAACAAAAAGAAAAAAATCACTCTAAAAACTCGTATCGCCCATCATGTTTTGCTCCAAGGGCAGCTACATCGTTTAGTGGCAGAAATTCGTATTATCGATAATGGTCCTGGCGTACCTTTAGAGCTTAGGGATACTTTATTTTATCCACTGGTCAGCGGGCGCCCACAGGGCACGGGGTTAGGCTTATCGCTGGCACAAGATATTATTCAACAGCACCAGGGTCAGATTGCGCTACAAAGTAGCGTAGGCCATACCGAATTTATAATTTACCTGCCCCTTAAGCACTCACTTTCCCCTGAAAATTAA
- the hemN gene encoding oxygen-independent coproporphyrinogen III oxidase, translating into MTAQIEWDQALIEKYNYSGPRYTSYPTAMEFSENFGMPELEAAAARYPERPLSLYVHIPFCHKLCYYCGCNKVITRHQSKADPYLDYLELEIKRLAPLFAGRTVTQLHWGGGTPTFLTEPQIRRLNSLLRENFNFAEQGEYSLEIDPRKIELSLLEVLKEVGFNRISLGVQDFNKAVQQMVNREQDNDFIKALVVRAAELGFTSTNLDLIYGLPLQTPESFQHTLKEIVALKPARLSVFNYAHLPSRFAAQRKLNPADMPSPANKLLMLEQSINFLTEQGYQFIGMDHFALPDDTLAIAQREGKLHRNFQGYTTQGECDLLGLGVSAISMLGDAYSQNHKDLKEYYAQLDNLGHAQAVGYALNTDDCIRRDLIKTLICDFELAFAPLEAEYDIVFADYFAEDLKLLQTFIDDELVTMTDTHINVTLKGELLIRNICMCFDVHLRRETRMRQFSRVI; encoded by the coding sequence ATGACTGCACAAATTGAGTGGGATCAGGCGCTGATCGAGAAATACAATTATTCTGGACCTCGTTATACTTCGTATCCAACGGCAATGGAATTTAGTGAAAACTTTGGTATGCCGGAGTTAGAAGCGGCAGCGGCGCGCTATCCTGAGCGGCCCTTGTCACTTTATGTGCATATTCCTTTCTGTCATAAGCTTTGTTACTACTGCGGTTGTAATAAGGTGATTACTCGCCACCAGAGTAAAGCCGATCCTTACCTTGATTATTTAGAGTTAGAAATTAAACGACTAGCGCCGCTGTTTGCGGGGCGTACCGTCACTCAACTGCACTGGGGCGGTGGCACACCGACTTTTTTAACTGAGCCGCAAATTCGTCGCTTAAATAGCCTATTACGTGAAAATTTTAATTTTGCCGAACAAGGTGAATATAGCCTTGAAATTGATCCGCGAAAAATTGAGCTGAGCCTACTTGAAGTGCTAAAAGAAGTGGGCTTTAATCGCATCAGCTTAGGGGTGCAAGATTTTAATAAAGCGGTACAACAGATGGTGAACCGCGAGCAAGACAACGACTTTATTAAGGCGTTGGTGGTACGCGCCGCCGAGTTAGGTTTTACTTCAACTAACCTCGATTTAATTTACGGCTTGCCACTGCAAACTCCTGAAAGTTTTCAGCACACCTTAAAAGAAATTGTGGCGCTAAAACCCGCGCGGTTGTCGGTCTTTAACTATGCCCACTTACCTAGTCGTTTTGCCGCCCAGCGCAAGCTTAATCCGGCAGATATGCCAAGTCCCGCTAATAAGTTACTGATGCTTGAGCAAAGCATTAACTTTTTAACCGAGCAGGGCTATCAGTTTATTGGCATGGATCACTTTGCACTACCCGACGACACCTTAGCCATCGCTCAGCGCGAAGGTAAGTTGCACCGCAACTTCCAAGGGTACACTACTCAAGGTGAGTGTGACTTGCTGGGCTTAGGGGTATCGGCCATCAGCATGTTAGGTGATGCCTACTCACAAAATCATAAAGACTTAAAAGAGTATTACGCACAGCTCGATAATCTAGGTCACGCCCAAGCAGTGGGTTATGCGCTTAATACTGATGACTGTATCCGCCGTGATCTTATTAAGACGCTAATTTGTGATTTTGAGTTAGCATTTGCGCCACTGGAAGCAGAGTACGATATTGTATTTGCTGACTATTTTGCTGAAGACCTTAAGCTGCTGCAAACTTTTATCGACGATGAATTAGTGACCATGACTGACACTCATATTAACGTCACCTTAAAAGGCGAGCTGTTAATTCGCAATATTTGCATGTGTTTTGATGTGCACTTGCGCCGTGAAACCCGGATGCGCCAATTCTCCAGAGTGATCTAG
- the typA gene encoding translational GTPase TypA codes for MLENLRNIAIIAHVDHGKTTLVDKLLQQSGTLESRGEAEDRVMDSNDIERERGITILAKNTAIRWTSPTDNQEYRINIVDTPGHADFGGEVERVLSMVDSVLLLVDAQEGPMPQTRFVTQKAFAQGLKPIVIINKVDKPGARPDWVLDQIFDLFDNLGATDDQLDFQVIYASGINGWATLDVDAPEPDMTTLFQTIVDQVPVPDANQDGTLQMQISQIDYSSYVGVIGIGRIKRGTVKPNQQVTIVGADGKTRNGKVGLVMGYLGLQRTETEEGTAGDIIAITGLGELKISDTVCAVGHVEALPPLSVDEPTVTMTFQVNNSPFAGKDGKYVTSRNIMERLNSELVHNVALRVEQGSDPDKFRVSGRGELHLGILIENMRREGFELAVSRPEVILKTENGVKLEPFETLTVDIEEVSQGAIMEKLGERKAEMTDMVPDGKGRVRIDFIIPARGLIGFQTEFMTLTSGSGLMNHSFDHYGPHKGGTIGARTNGVLISNANGKASAYSLFNIQERGRLFIDHATEVYEGMVIGIHSRANDLTVNCIKGKQLTNVRASGTDEALTLITPIKMTLEQSLEFIADDELVEVTPNFLRIRKRGLTENERKRAGRE; via the coding sequence ATGTTAGAAAATTTACGTAATATCGCAATCATAGCTCACGTTGACCATGGTAAGACTACTCTGGTAGACAAGCTGTTGCAGCAATCTGGAACTCTAGAGAGCCGCGGCGAAGCAGAAGACAGAGTCATGGACTCCAACGACATAGAGCGGGAACGCGGCATTACCATTCTTGCCAAAAACACCGCTATCCGTTGGACTTCTCCTACTGATAATCAAGAATATCGCATTAATATCGTTGATACCCCAGGTCACGCCGACTTTGGTGGTGAAGTTGAGCGCGTATTGTCGATGGTTGACTCGGTATTGCTGCTGGTGGATGCCCAAGAAGGCCCCATGCCGCAGACGCGCTTTGTAACTCAAAAAGCCTTTGCTCAAGGTTTAAAGCCGATTGTGATTATCAACAAAGTGGACAAGCCAGGTGCACGCCCAGACTGGGTACTAGACCAAATCTTTGACTTGTTCGATAACTTAGGTGCCACCGACGATCAGTTAGACTTCCAAGTTATTTATGCCTCCGGCATTAATGGTTGGGCAACACTTGACGTAGATGCACCCGAGCCAGACATGACCACCTTGTTCCAAACTATCGTTGATCAAGTCCCGGTGCCCGATGCTAACCAAGACGGTACTTTGCAGATGCAAATCTCGCAAATTGATTACTCTTCTTATGTAGGTGTTATCGGTATTGGCCGTATTAAGCGCGGTACCGTTAAGCCTAACCAACAAGTCACCATTGTGGGTGCCGATGGTAAGACGCGTAACGGTAAAGTGGGCTTGGTCATGGGCTATCTGGGCCTGCAGCGCACCGAAACAGAAGAGGGTACTGCGGGTGATATTATCGCCATTACCGGCTTAGGCGAGCTAAAAATCTCTGATACCGTTTGTGCCGTAGGTCATGTTGAGGCACTGCCACCTTTGTCTGTGGATGAGCCAACGGTCACCATGACTTTCCAAGTGAATAATTCGCCATTTGCGGGTAAAGACGGTAAGTACGTTACCTCTCGTAATATCATGGAGCGTTTAAACTCTGAGCTGGTGCACAACGTCGCTCTGCGCGTGGAGCAAGGTTCAGATCCTGATAAGTTTCGCGTCTCTGGCCGAGGTGAATTGCACTTAGGTATTTTAATTGAAAATATGCGCCGCGAAGGCTTTGAGCTGGCGGTATCTCGTCCAGAAGTCATCTTAAAGACTGAAAATGGCGTTAAGTTAGAACCGTTTGAAACTTTGACTGTGGATATCGAAGAAGTTAGCCAAGGCGCCATTATGGAGAAGCTGGGCGAGCGTAAAGCGGAAATGACCGACATGGTGCCAGATGGCAAAGGGCGCGTACGTATCGACTTTATTATTCCGGCCCGTGGCTTAATTGGTTTCCAAACTGAGTTTATGACGCTGACTTCTGGCTCTGGCTTAATGAACCACAGCTTTGATCACTACGGCCCGCACAAAGGCGGCACTATCGGTGCACGTACTAATGGCGTATTAATTTCTAATGCTAACGGTAAAGCCTCTGCTTACTCTTTGTTTAACATTCAAGAACGTGGCCGTTTATTTATCGACCATGCCACTGAAGTCTACGAAGGTATGGTGATTGGTATTCACAGCCGTGCTAACGATCTGACGGTTAACTGCATTAAAGGTAAGCAGTTAACTAACGTTCGTGCCTCTGGTACTGATGAAGCGTTAACGCTGATCACCCCTATTAAGATGACTCTTGAGCAGTCGTTAGAGTTTATTGCGGATGATGAGTTGGTGGAAGTGACGCCTAATTTCTTGCGTATTCGCAAGCGCGGCCTAACTGAAAACGAGCGCAAGCGTGCCGGTCGCGAGTAA